In Luteolibacter arcticus, one genomic interval encodes:
- a CDS encoding alginate export family protein: MKHHLTSLLALAATTVIAEAGTPAPSPEIAAATEAPWITPLVDIRLRYEFADVDGLDPSHALTIRERLGFKTKAWHGFSLLAEGEFTQAIVDDYYGGAPGVDPNDVRNSFINDPENAELNQAYLQYTGFDTTVKIGRQRIIYDNAAFIGNVGWRQNEQTYDAVSLSNTSIPGLTLNYSYVDQVNRVFGEDATGIFENAPGEIHLFNASYTGIKGVTLGGYIYDMSFDDGVTVGWDNQTYGVSGKGTVAGLTLYGELAYQDEAGPLNNEEGLYAHFNVTKAFGTQSLVVGVEHLDAGVQTPLCTVHVFNGYADATDARRINGTHGGLTDTYVSYMVPIFCGIKWTNAVHLFGDNAISNDLGFGVDSVLAKKFDDHFTAIGKLGYFDTSDALYKSTTRVSVELNYTF; this comes from the coding sequence ATGAAACACCACCTCACCTCCTTGCTGGCCCTCGCCGCCACCACCGTCATCGCCGAAGCCGGCACTCCGGCACCCTCACCGGAAATCGCCGCGGCCACGGAAGCGCCGTGGATCACCCCGCTCGTCGATATCCGCCTGCGCTACGAGTTCGCCGATGTCGATGGCCTCGACCCATCCCACGCCCTCACCATCCGCGAGCGCCTCGGCTTCAAGACGAAGGCCTGGCACGGCTTCTCCCTCCTCGCGGAAGGCGAGTTCACCCAGGCCATCGTCGATGACTACTACGGCGGCGCTCCCGGCGTGGATCCCAACGACGTGAGGAACTCCTTCATCAACGACCCGGAGAACGCCGAACTCAATCAAGCCTACCTTCAATACACCGGCTTCGACACCACCGTGAAGATCGGCCGCCAGCGCATCATCTATGACAATGCCGCCTTCATCGGCAATGTTGGCTGGCGTCAGAACGAGCAGACCTACGACGCGGTCTCGCTCTCTAACACCTCCATCCCCGGGCTCACCCTCAACTACTCTTACGTCGATCAGGTAAACCGCGTCTTCGGCGAGGACGCCACCGGCATCTTCGAGAATGCCCCCGGCGAGATCCACCTCTTCAACGCCTCCTACACCGGCATCAAGGGCGTTACGCTCGGCGGCTACATCTATGACATGAGCTTCGATGACGGCGTCACCGTCGGCTGGGACAACCAGACCTACGGCGTCAGTGGCAAGGGCACCGTCGCAGGCCTCACCCTCTACGGCGAGCTCGCCTATCAGGACGAAGCCGGCCCGCTCAACAACGAGGAAGGCCTCTACGCTCACTTCAATGTGACCAAGGCCTTCGGTACCCAAAGCCTCGTGGTCGGCGTCGAGCATCTCGATGCCGGTGTGCAGACGCCGCTCTGCACCGTGCATGTCTTCAATGGCTATGCCGATGCCACCGATGCCCGCCGCATCAATGGTACCCACGGCGGTCTCACCGACACCTACGTCAGCTACATGGTGCCCATCTTCTGCGGCATCAAGTGGACCAATGCGGTCCACCTCTTCGGCGACAATGCCATCAGCAATGACCTTGGCTTCGGCGTCGACTCCGTGCTCGCGAAGAAATTCGACGACCACTTCACCGCCATCGGCAAGCTCGGCTACTTCGACACCAGCGACGCGCTCTACAAGTCCACCACCCGCGTCAGCGTCGAGCTGAACTACACCTTCTGA
- a CDS encoding winged helix-turn-helix transcriptional regulator produces the protein MPAKRLPRRSPCPVACALDLIGDRWTMLVVRDLMLGKQRYDEFLASPEGIATNILADRLKLLQEQGLLTKTADEQDRRRFRYQLTPTGKSLRDVLIPLARWGLSHLPGTKELLGASHALR, from the coding sequence GTGCCCGCCAAACGACTTCCCCGCCGCTCACCCTGTCCGGTCGCCTGCGCGCTCGACCTCATCGGCGACCGCTGGACCATGCTGGTCGTGCGCGACCTCATGCTCGGCAAGCAGCGCTACGATGAATTCCTCGCCTCGCCCGAGGGCATCGCCACCAACATCCTCGCCGACCGCCTGAAGCTCCTCCAGGAACAGGGCCTCCTCACCAAAACGGCGGACGAGCAGGACCGGCGGCGCTTCCGCTACCAGCTCACCCCCACCGGCAAGTCCCTGCGCGACGTCCTCATCCCCCTCGCCCGCTGGGGCCTGTCCCATCTGCCCGGCACCAAGGAACTCCTCGGAGCCAGCCACGCTCTCCGGTGA
- a CDS encoding S10 family peptidase, with protein MRPSLLLLALSTVLATAQEKPTPAPPPDSKPDAAKEDKKPAEPVTKDGSVTIGGKKIDYQVTTAKLVLKKEDGSPRASVFHVSYLKKDAGDLSKRPVLFAFNGGPGSSAVWLHLGTLGPKRVELPGDGTQAPVPPARLVPNEFSILDVADLVFVDPVTTGYSRVEKDGKPEEFHGVEGDVESLSDFIRRWVTEHQRWSSPKYLLGESYGGIRVAGLSSQLQSRYGMSLNGVVLLSSLLDFRTLSSSQGDDLSYQVFLPLYTSVAHFHGKLKGDRDALVKEAREFASGDYALAMLAGNTLDPTKRQAVAEKLSALTSLPTELFIQANLRVDPTRFRGELLRKEGKVIGRFDARVAWPTTDASSDYPEYDPSFSLALGAYSTTMLSYLGSDLGWKEDSPYEILTGKVQPWKMGNGNGTVNMSSRLATAMRDNPHLRILVMGGMADLATPPDGILYSLSHLLELPDSAKKNISFTQYEAGHMFYLNPPDLAKGRKDLVDFITGG; from the coding sequence ATGCGCCCGTCCCTGCTGCTCCTCGCCCTTTCCACGGTCCTCGCCACCGCCCAGGAAAAGCCCACGCCCGCCCCGCCGCCCGATTCCAAGCCGGACGCCGCGAAGGAGGACAAGAAGCCCGCCGAGCCCGTCACCAAGGACGGCTCCGTGACCATCGGCGGCAAGAAGATCGACTACCAGGTCACCACCGCGAAGCTGGTGCTGAAGAAGGAAGACGGCTCCCCGCGAGCCTCCGTCTTCCACGTCAGCTACTTGAAGAAGGACGCCGGCGATCTTTCGAAGCGCCCCGTCCTGTTCGCCTTTAATGGCGGCCCCGGCTCGTCCGCAGTCTGGCTGCACCTCGGCACGCTGGGCCCGAAGCGCGTCGAGCTCCCGGGCGATGGCACCCAGGCCCCGGTCCCGCCGGCGCGCCTCGTCCCGAATGAATTCTCCATCCTCGATGTCGCCGACCTCGTCTTCGTCGACCCCGTCACCACCGGCTACAGCCGCGTCGAGAAGGACGGCAAGCCGGAGGAATTCCACGGCGTCGAGGGCGATGTCGAGTCACTCAGCGACTTCATCCGCCGCTGGGTCACCGAGCACCAGCGCTGGTCCTCGCCGAAGTATCTGCTCGGCGAATCCTACGGCGGCATCCGCGTCGCGGGTCTCTCCTCGCAGCTCCAGTCGCGCTACGGCATGTCGCTCAATGGCGTGGTGCTGCTCTCCTCGCTGCTCGACTTCCGCACGCTGTCCTCGTCGCAGGGCGATGACCTTTCCTATCAGGTCTTCCTGCCGCTCTACACCTCGGTCGCCCACTTCCACGGCAAGCTGAAGGGCGATCGCGATGCCCTCGTGAAAGAGGCCCGCGAATTCGCCAGCGGCGACTACGCCCTGGCCATGCTCGCCGGCAACACGCTCGATCCTACGAAGCGCCAGGCTGTCGCCGAGAAACTCTCCGCCCTCACCTCGCTACCCACGGAACTCTTCATTCAGGCAAACCTGCGCGTCGATCCCACCCGCTTCCGCGGCGAACTCCTGCGCAAGGAAGGCAAGGTCATCGGCCGCTTCGACGCCCGCGTCGCATGGCCGACCACCGACGCCTCGTCCGATTACCCGGAATACGACCCCTCCTTCTCGCTCGCGCTCGGCGCCTACTCCACCACCATGCTCTCCTACCTCGGCAGTGACCTTGGGTGGAAAGAGGACTCGCCCTACGAGATCCTCACCGGAAAGGTCCAGCCGTGGAAGATGGGCAATGGCAACGGCACCGTGAACATGAGCAGCCGTCTCGCCACCGCCATGCGGGACAATCCGCACCTCCGCATCCTCGTCATGGGTGGCATGGCCGACCTCGCCACCCCGCCGGATGGCATCCTCTACTCGCTCTCCCATCTCCTGGAGCTGCCGGATTCGGCGAAGAAGAACATCAGCTTCACCCAGTACGAAGCGGGCCACATGTTCTACCTCAATCCGCCCGACCTCGCGAAAGGCCGCAAGGACCTCGTGGACTTCATCACGGGCGGCTAA
- the pelA gene encoding pectate lyase, whose product MNPRLPLLAALLLPGMLFADAADLAGKPDDWFRSHEGRSTLSIVLSWQSPQGSWPKNKDTTTKPYDGKRDKLEGTFDNKATTGELRLLAHAFKSTGDDIYRDAFLKGFEHILEAQYPNGGWPQFHPPGEGYHRHITFNDGTMVRLLELLHDSQGYDFIDNARKRKATEAFDRGIACILKCQIVIDGRPTVWCAQHDEVTFAPAKARAYELPSLSGGESAGILHFLMSLEKPSPEVIRAVKAGVAWFDSAKLTGIRFERSGGDGRVISDPSAKPLWARFYDLETGKPFFCDRDGVKKATVAEIGKERRKGYAWYGNWGDSVQREYGKWDYR is encoded by the coding sequence ATGAACCCACGCCTCCCGCTCCTCGCGGCCCTGCTTCTCCCCGGCATGCTCTTCGCCGATGCCGCGGACCTCGCGGGAAAACCCGATGACTGGTTCCGCTCGCACGAGGGCCGCAGCACTCTTTCCATCGTGCTCTCCTGGCAGTCGCCTCAGGGAAGCTGGCCGAAGAACAAGGACACCACCACCAAGCCCTACGATGGCAAGCGCGACAAGCTCGAGGGCACCTTCGACAACAAGGCCACCACCGGCGAACTCCGCCTGCTCGCCCATGCCTTCAAATCCACGGGCGATGATATCTACCGGGATGCGTTTCTCAAGGGCTTCGAGCACATCCTCGAAGCCCAATATCCGAATGGCGGCTGGCCCCAATTCCATCCACCCGGCGAGGGCTACCACCGCCACATCACCTTCAATGACGGCACCATGGTTCGTCTGTTAGAATTGCTCCACGACTCGCAAGGCTACGACTTCATCGACAACGCTCGCAAACGCAAGGCGACCGAAGCCTTCGACCGCGGCATCGCCTGCATCCTCAAATGCCAGATCGTCATCGATGGCAGGCCGACCGTCTGGTGTGCGCAGCACGATGAAGTCACCTTCGCGCCCGCCAAGGCACGCGCCTACGAATTGCCTTCGCTGAGCGGCGGCGAGAGCGCCGGCATCCTCCACTTTCTCATGTCGCTCGAAAAGCCATCGCCCGAGGTCATCCGCGCGGTGAAGGCGGGCGTTGCGTGGTTCGATTCGGCGAAGCTCACCGGCATCCGCTTCGAGCGCTCCGGCGGCGACGGCCGCGTGATCAGCGATCCCTCCGCCAAGCCGCTGTGGGCGCGCTTCTACGACCTCGAAACCGGCAAGCCCTTCTTCTGCGACCGCGATGGCGTGAAGAAGGCCACCGTCGCCGAGATCGGCAAGGAGCGCCGCAAGGGCTACGCATGGTATGGCAACTGGGGCGATTCCGTCCAGAGAGAGTATGGGAAGTGGGACTACCGTTAG
- a CDS encoding DinB family protein gives MNESSAAPSSLAPPGAGLPRLEEFFLRSGLKIYSRLAGRERVLGLFLRDAERVLSLATPLDEATGRKAVLVPRVRGMEDSSRCWSPYMIVQHLVIVDKAILGMILLLAGGKTTNREVRVADVKPSPEAGPEVMEEFRAVLARWQETLAGIKDLRGGSRHAHPWFGPLDAHEWMSLAALHHGIHLRQMERVVNSLR, from the coding sequence ATGAATGAGTCCTCCGCCGCTCCCTCATCACTCGCACCACCCGGTGCAGGCCTGCCGCGGCTGGAGGAATTTTTCCTTCGGTCCGGCCTGAAGATCTACTCGCGGCTCGCGGGGCGCGAGCGGGTGCTGGGGCTTTTCCTAAGGGATGCGGAGCGCGTGCTCTCGCTCGCCACGCCGCTCGATGAGGCGACGGGCCGGAAGGCGGTGCTCGTTCCGCGGGTGCGCGGGATGGAGGATAGCAGCCGCTGTTGGTCGCCCTACATGATCGTCCAGCATCTCGTGATCGTGGACAAGGCGATCCTTGGGATGATCCTGCTGCTAGCCGGTGGCAAGACGACGAACCGCGAGGTGCGCGTGGCGGACGTGAAGCCGTCGCCCGAGGCTGGGCCGGAGGTGATGGAGGAGTTTCGTGCGGTGCTGGCGCGCTGGCAGGAGACCTTGGCGGGGATCAAGGATCTGCGCGGGGGATCACGACATGCGCATCCTTGGTTCGGGCCACTGGATGCGCATGAATGGATGAGTCTGGCGGCGTTGCATCATGGGATTCACCTGAGGCAAATGGAGAGGGTGGTGAACTCGCTGCGGTGA
- a CDS encoding alpha-L-fucosidase yields MISRSLVLLALATPLAALPKPDRAGVVETGPYDYGVMGPPATPAIVAEANKLLATPLPPGPFKPEWESIRANYRVPSWFDDAKFGIFMHWGLYSVPAHHNEWYEKHLYAANLKWHTDKFGPPEKFGYKDFIPLFTAEKFSATEWADLFYRSGAKVVLPCAQHHDNFALWDSKVTTFNSKAMGPKRDLIGELAAASRAKGLKFGVSNHGIENFTFIDPPKAVLERLREAKADLFDPKWKGFYHVADRSDQAQAAFLADWMARNFELIDKYQPDLLWFDNGVNLRHLDPLKLRVAAYYYNRATSWKKEVSVSTKFVAYAPSNKDTEQIGSIIDFEKVGSRSPAGIRPGSWMVDDPIGTSWGYVEGMRVFGPEAILGKLLDTVSKGGFYLLNLAPKADGTIPKEQQDTLLALGKWLGTHGEAIYGTRPWTQHADGKVRFTTKGGSLYAILPGKPGKAITLTSLAEKDGAPAISKIELLGDKGSLKFKRDNKALEIELPATANDPLAQVVKITLAK; encoded by the coding sequence ATGATTTCCCGCTCCCTCGTCCTACTCGCCCTCGCGACCCCGCTCGCCGCCTTGCCCAAGCCCGACCGCGCCGGCGTCGTCGAGACCGGCCCGTACGATTACGGCGTCATGGGCCCGCCTGCCACGCCCGCGATCGTCGCCGAGGCGAACAAGCTCCTGGCCACCCCCCTCCCGCCCGGCCCCTTCAAGCCCGAGTGGGAGTCCATCCGCGCGAACTACCGCGTCCCCTCGTGGTTCGATGACGCCAAGTTCGGCATCTTCATGCACTGGGGCCTCTACTCCGTTCCCGCCCATCATAACGAGTGGTACGAGAAGCACCTCTACGCCGCCAACTTGAAGTGGCACACCGACAAATTCGGCCCGCCGGAGAAGTTCGGCTACAAGGACTTCATCCCGCTTTTCACCGCGGAAAAATTCAGCGCCACCGAGTGGGCCGATCTCTTCTACCGGTCCGGTGCCAAGGTCGTGCTGCCATGCGCCCAGCATCACGACAATTTCGCGCTCTGGGACAGCAAGGTCACCACCTTCAACTCCAAGGCCATGGGACCGAAGCGCGACCTCATCGGTGAACTCGCCGCCGCCTCCCGCGCCAAGGGCCTCAAGTTCGGCGTCTCCAACCACGGCATCGAGAACTTCACCTTCATCGATCCGCCGAAGGCCGTGCTCGAACGACTCCGCGAGGCCAAGGCCGACCTCTTCGACCCCAAGTGGAAGGGCTTCTACCACGTCGCCGACCGCAGCGATCAAGCGCAGGCCGCCTTCCTCGCCGACTGGATGGCGCGGAACTTCGAGCTGATCGACAAGTATCAGCCCGATCTCCTGTGGTTCGACAACGGCGTGAACCTCCGCCACCTCGATCCCCTCAAGCTGCGCGTCGCCGCCTACTACTACAACCGTGCGACTTCATGGAAAAAGGAAGTCTCCGTCTCCACCAAGTTCGTCGCCTACGCCCCTTCTAACAAGGACACCGAGCAGATCGGCTCCATCATCGACTTCGAGAAGGTCGGCAGCCGCTCTCCCGCCGGCATCCGCCCCGGCTCATGGATGGTCGATGACCCCATCGGCACCTCCTGGGGCTACGTCGAGGGCATGCGCGTCTTCGGCCCCGAGGCCATCCTCGGCAAGCTCCTCGACACCGTCAGCAAGGGCGGCTTCTACCTCCTCAACCTCGCCCCCAAGGCCGACGGCACCATCCCAAAGGAGCAACAGGACACCCTGCTAGCCCTCGGCAAGTGGCTCGGCACGCACGGCGAAGCCATCTACGGCACCCGCCCCTGGACCCAGCACGCCGATGGCAAAGTCCGCTTCACCACCAAAGGCGGATCCCTCTACGCCATCCTCCCCGGCAAGCCCGGCAAGGCCATCACCCTCACCTCCCTAGCCGAGAAAGACGGCGCACCCGCCATCTCAAAGATCGAACTCCTCGGCGACAAAGGCTCACTCAAATTCAAGCGCGACAACAAGGCCCTCGAAATCGAACTCCCCGCCACCGCCAACGACCCCTTGGCCCAAGTGGTGAAGATCACCCTCGCGAAGTAA
- a CDS encoding GDSL-type esterase/lipase family protein has product MPIHLLKRSRNWLLPLLLSAAVPIAAEEPLPVTVFKKLHEGKKQTVVVYGTSLTINGAWAKALGDYFAKEFPGQVTYLNRAQAGMHSKWGVANLKQRVQDHRPDLVFIEFSANDAATKHGISREQSEANLDQMVKALRQQNPQVDIVLQTMNPAWDSPSNPAKKYATDRPELESYYDVYRSYARANQLPLVDHYPAWRKLQQDSPEEFQKAVSDGIHPNSGPSLSVTWPAVHVLMEKARAASGAKKAGITANVWPDGKMPGHGAKDPEARHSPERTDALRITNVSQPTLDIFPAPAKDSPAMIVCPGGGYSYAVMDKEGTEIAAWLNANGFTALLLKYRVPNNRDGALQDLQRALSLARSRAAEWHIDPQRLGVIGFSAGGHLSARASNRFDELTYPAIDDVDQQSCRPDFAVLVYPAYLDDGKGGLSPNLNPKADIPPTLIVHSDDDAKFVVGSKLYDAALTEAKRPHKLLLYPTGGHGYGLRSDREAKAWPDAALQWLGEIRVK; this is encoded by the coding sequence ATGCCGATCCATCTGCTGAAGCGCTCGCGTAACTGGCTGCTGCCTCTCTTGCTGTCGGCCGCTGTCCCCATCGCCGCGGAGGAGCCCCTGCCCGTGACCGTTTTCAAGAAACTCCACGAAGGCAAGAAGCAGACCGTGGTGGTCTATGGCACCAGCCTCACGATCAACGGCGCGTGGGCAAAGGCGCTCGGCGATTACTTCGCCAAGGAATTCCCCGGCCAAGTGACTTATCTGAACCGTGCCCAAGCCGGCATGCATTCAAAATGGGGCGTGGCCAATCTAAAGCAGCGCGTGCAGGATCACCGGCCGGATCTCGTCTTCATCGAGTTCTCCGCCAATGACGCCGCCACCAAGCACGGCATCTCCCGCGAGCAATCCGAAGCCAATCTCGACCAGATGGTGAAGGCCCTGCGCCAGCAGAATCCCCAGGTGGACATCGTGCTCCAGACCATGAATCCCGCTTGGGACTCGCCATCGAATCCAGCCAAGAAATACGCCACCGATCGCCCCGAGCTGGAGTCTTACTACGACGTTTATCGTAGCTACGCCCGGGCCAACCAACTGCCACTCGTCGATCACTACCCCGCGTGGCGGAAGCTCCAGCAGGACTCACCGGAAGAATTCCAGAAGGCCGTCTCCGACGGCATCCACCCGAACAGCGGCCCCAGCCTCTCGGTAACCTGGCCTGCGGTGCACGTGCTGATGGAGAAGGCACGAGCTGCTTCCGGCGCGAAGAAGGCAGGCATTACCGCAAACGTGTGGCCCGACGGCAAGATGCCCGGCCACGGAGCCAAGGATCCGGAAGCTCGCCATTCGCCCGAGCGCACCGACGCTCTGCGCATCACGAATGTAAGCCAACCCACCTTGGACATCTTTCCCGCGCCGGCCAAGGACTCGCCCGCCATGATCGTCTGCCCCGGCGGCGGCTACAGCTATGCGGTCATGGACAAGGAAGGCACCGAGATCGCGGCGTGGCTGAATGCAAACGGCTTCACCGCCCTCCTGCTGAAATACCGCGTGCCTAACAACCGCGATGGCGCACTGCAGGATCTCCAGCGCGCCCTGAGCCTCGCCCGTTCACGGGCCGCCGAGTGGCACATCGACCCACAGCGCCTCGGCGTCATCGGCTTCTCCGCTGGCGGCCACCTCTCCGCACGCGCGAGCAATCGCTTCGACGAGCTCACCTACCCGGCCATCGATGACGTCGACCAACAAAGCTGCCGCCCGGACTTCGCCGTGCTCGTCTACCCGGCCTATCTCGATGATGGAAAAGGCGGCCTTTCCCCCAACCTCAATCCCAAGGCGGACATCCCGCCCACCCTCATCGTCCACAGCGATGACGACGCGAAATTTGTCGTCGGCAGCAAGCTCTACGATGCCGCGCTCACTGAAGCGAAGCGCCCCCACAAGCTCCTCCTCTACCCCACCGGCGGCCACGGCTACGGACTGCGCAGCGACCGCGAGGCCAAGGCATGGCCCGATGCCGCCTTGCAATGGCTCGGCGAGATCCGCGTGAAGTGA